One region of Roseicitreum antarcticum genomic DNA includes:
- a CDS encoding Wzz/FepE/Etk N-terminal domain-containing protein, translating into MGPIQSLGELTSLLRRRAKMIAVVVFLGTLAALVVAMLGKPVFESIAVIQVQTPLVRDQTPGVADDVNASVARRLQQIEQRLMVSDYLIGIGERYELFPAGAGMSSIEKVLLMREMLWIESVAAVSFSERSDGAVAAIQVYARTNDRHSAAEMANEVSRDLIEQTERTQMTRAQEALSFFRAEEARLNAEALVLADQIAAFQIRNSEFLPANVDARRGERARLEEQVQNAERDILALRAEKATLEAEQMRRTSVRRIADIDDEVGTLQDGNAGARARLLELSALFNAAPGVQQEMAGMERDLAQIQDELRAIALRRADAEIGSRLEADNQAERFNLLEAAQPPDYQVSRSKRTTVMMGVIGSLVLALMIAYGQEIAHPVVRSAARMERALALRPVLTLPHVQSRAQRRHEMRIWAMGLGGAALTLAVAVIGLQLV; encoded by the coding sequence ATGGGGCCTATCCAGAGCCTGGGCGAATTGACTTCCCTGCTGCGCAGGCGGGCAAAGATGATCGCGGTCGTCGTGTTCCTGGGCACGCTGGCCGCGTTGGTGGTGGCGATGCTCGGCAAGCCGGTGTTCGAATCCATCGCGGTCATTCAGGTGCAGACGCCGCTGGTGCGTGACCAGACGCCCGGGGTGGCGGATGATGTGAATGCCTCGGTGGCGCGCCGGTTGCAGCAGATCGAACAGCGGTTGATGGTGAGCGATTATCTGATCGGTATCGGCGAACGGTATGAGCTGTTCCCCGCAGGTGCCGGGATGTCCAGCATCGAGAAAGTGTTGCTGATGCGCGAAATGCTGTGGATCGAAAGCGTCGCCGCCGTCAGCTTCTCCGAGCGTAGCGACGGGGCGGTTGCCGCCATCCAGGTCTATGCGCGCACCAATGACCGGCATTCTGCTGCGGAAATGGCCAATGAGGTCAGCCGCGACCTGATCGAGCAGACCGAACGCACCCAAATGACCCGCGCGCAGGAGGCACTGTCGTTTTTCCGCGCCGAAGAGGCGCGGCTGAATGCTGAGGCGTTGGTGTTGGCCGATCAGATTGCCGCGTTTCAGATCCGGAACAGCGAATTCCTGCCCGCCAATGTCGATGCCCGCCGGGGCGAACGCGCGCGGCTGGAAGAGCAGGTACAGAATGCCGAGCGTGACATCCTGGCGCTCCGCGCCGAAAAGGCCACGCTGGAGGCCGAGCAGATGCGCCGCACCTCGGTCCGCCGGATCGCCGACATCGACGATGAGGTCGGCACGTTGCAAGACGGCAACGCCGGTGCCCGGGCGCGGCTGCTGGAACTGAGCGCACTTTTCAACGCAGCCCCCGGGGTGCAGCAGGAAATGGCGGGAATGGAGCGGGATCTGGCGCAGATCCAGGATGAATTGCGGGCCATCGCCCTGCGTCGCGCCGATGCAGAGATCGGCAGCCGTCTGGAGGCGGATAATCAGGCCGAGCGTTTCAACCTGCTGGAAGCCGCGCAGCCGCCCGATTACCAGGTGTCGCGCAGCAAGCGCACGACGGTGATGATGGGGGTGATCGGATCCTTGGTGCTGGCGTTGATGATCGCTTATGGGCAAGAAATCGCCCACCCGGTCGTGCGCAGCGCGGCCCGGATGGAGCGCGCATTGGCCCTGCGCCCGGTGCTGACCCTGCCGCATGTGCAAAGCCGCGCGCAGCGTCGCCATGAGATGCGCATCTGGGCCATGGGGCTGGGTGGCGCGGCACTGACGCTTGCGGTTGCGGTGATCGGGCTGCAACTGGTATGA